One window from the genome of Acinetobacter sp. ANC 7912 encodes:
- a CDS encoding molecular chaperone DnaJ yields MSNLDLSIYQTSEKLSAQQKKFNRLLEKIEQLQMVLADWQQTQKQVQEDARDELLPVYRQWHHVLFAQLETLWQYKNTHKIAKTYLVRLDEKISILASQLLNNPNLSEQQHELTLIIAQHYELIEESADAEEVSSHVNDHSHQAHDADEMMQKQAIKEMIADQIGVPVAWLDFDLDLNNLDAFMEKVKDKLDREEANFIQNQLNEDERDEYQKFVEKEKKKILKKQTQLEEAKKMAGQSLKSIYSKIAALIHPDREQDEQKRIEKTELLQQANAALEEKDLLTLLKLRVFTAQGDQEQATKIANEHLKSYNLLLEEQVEKLQFEIDDIIYSFDWIGSGFYKQRFKPVDLIKKYQRDLADIQAKLLRDEKRLNDYKDFDYLKILLKSRAFSWSFE; encoded by the coding sequence ATGAGCAATTTAGATTTAAGCATTTATCAAACGAGTGAAAAATTATCGGCACAACAAAAAAAGTTTAATCGGTTGCTTGAAAAAATTGAGCAATTACAAATGGTATTGGCGGACTGGCAACAAACGCAAAAACAAGTTCAAGAGGATGCAAGAGATGAGCTATTACCTGTATATCGTCAGTGGCACCACGTTTTGTTCGCTCAATTAGAGACGCTTTGGCAATATAAAAATACGCATAAAATCGCAAAAACATATTTAGTGCGTTTAGATGAAAAAATTTCAATTTTAGCGAGTCAGCTGCTTAATAATCCGAATCTTTCTGAACAACAACATGAGTTGACGCTTATCATTGCTCAACATTATGAGCTGATAGAAGAAAGTGCTGATGCTGAAGAAGTCAGCTCTCATGTAAATGATCATTCGCATCAAGCGCATGATGCTGATGAAATGATGCAAAAACAAGCCATAAAAGAAATGATAGCAGACCAAATCGGGGTACCCGTAGCTTGGCTTGACTTTGATTTGGATCTCAATAATCTCGACGCGTTTATGGAAAAAGTAAAAGATAAATTAGATCGAGAAGAAGCAAATTTTATTCAAAATCAGCTTAATGAAGATGAGCGTGATGAATATCAAAAGTTTGTTGAAAAGGAAAAAAAGAAAATTTTAAAGAAGCAAACACAGCTTGAAGAAGCGAAAAAAATGGCAGGGCAATCTCTAAAAAGCATTTATTCAAAAATTGCTGCCTTAATTCACCCTGATCGAGAGCAAGATGAACAAAAGCGCATTGAAAAAACCGAATTATTACAGCAAGCAAATGCTGCATTAGAGGAAAAAGATTTGCTTACTCTTTTGAAATTGCGTGTTTTTACAGCGCAAGGTGATCAGGAACAGGCAACAAAAATCGCGAATGAGCATTTGAAATCTTATAATTTATTGTTGGAAGAGCAAGTAGAGAAATTGCAATTTGAAATAGATGATATTATTTATTCATTTGATTGGATCGGCTCTGGTTTTTACAAACAGCGTTTTAAACCTGTTGATTTGATAAAAAAATATCAACGCGATTTAGCAGATATTCAAGCAAAACTGTTAAGAGATGAAAAGCGTTTAAATGATTATAAGGATTTTGATTACTTAAAAATTTTACTGAAAAGCAGAGCATTTAGTTGGTCATTTGAGTAA
- a CDS encoding IS5 family transposase (programmed frameshift): MKYQKLNRFSDSEFKRLVGVPRPVFSEMVEVLKEAESLKKKSGRPHTLAIEDQLLLTLNYLRNYSTQLELAANYHIAESNVNRTIKKVEDALMKSRRFTLPKRSITTADEQFNWVIIDATECSIERPKKNQSKFYSGKKKKHTLKAQVIYHPKSKQIIGVDISSGSQHDIKLARKTVKKFKHCDYVMTDLGYYGLEQDGFKLLMPIKKKKNFPLFDAEKNYNKMIGKIRVVIEHINSQLKRFRILSERYRNRRKRFGLRINLIAALVNRMNLQ, from the exons ATGAAATATCAGAAATTAAACCGTTTTTCAGATTCTGAATTCAAGCGCTTGGTTGGTGTACCTCGACCAGTTTTTAGTGAAATGGTCGAAGTTTTAAAAGAAGCAGAATCACTTAAAAAGAAATCTGGGCGTCCTCATACTTTAGCTATAGAGGATCAATTATTATTAACACTCAATTACTTACGGAATTACAGCACTCAATTGGAATTGGCTGCAAATTACCATATCGCTGAAAGTAATGTGAATCGAACTATTAAAAAGGTTGAAGATGCATTAATGAAATCAAGACGTTTTACCCTGCCAAAACGAAGCATTACCACAGCAGACGAACAATTTAACTGGGTAATTATTGATGCGACAGAATGTTCAATAGAACGCCCG AAAAAAAATCAGAGTAAGTTTTACAGTGGTAAAAAGAAGAAACATACGTTAAAAGCCCAAGTGATCTATCATCCGAAGAGCAAACAAATCATAGGAGTAGATATATCGTCTGGCAGTCAGCATGATATTAAATTGGCAAGAAAAACAGTTAAGAAATTCAAACATTGTGACTATGTTATGACCGATTTAGGGTACTATGGGTTAGAGCAAGATGGCTTTAAGTTATTGATGCCAATAAAGAAAAAGAAGAATTTCCCCTTATTTGATGCTGAGAAAAATTACAATAAAATGATTGGAAAAATACGAGTTGTAATCGAACATATTAATAGTCAATTGAAAAGATTTAGAATACTAAGTGAACGCTATCGAAATAGACGAAAAAGATTCGGTTTACGCATTAACTTAATCGCTGCACTGGTAAACCGGATGAACTTGCAATAA
- a CDS encoding valine--tRNA ligase, with product MTDSAQNIATTYDPTEIEKKWYKTWEERGYFKPSQKGESFCIMIPPPNVTGSLHMGHGFNNAIMDALTRYNRMSGKNTLWQPGTDHAGIATQMVVERQLGAQGISRHDLGREKFIEKVWEWKEQSGGNITRQIRRLGSSVDWSRERFTMDEGLSNAVKEVFVKLHEEGLIYRGKRLVNWDPKLQTALSDLEVESDKEEQGSLWHFKYFFEDKSLRTQDGKDYIVVATTRPETLLGDTAVAVNPEDERYAHLVGKNIILPITGRPVAIVADEYVEKEFGTGCVKITPAHDFNDYEVGKRCNLPIINIFNKNAEILAEFEYIEKAGEQISKTIPAPADYIGLERFEARKKLVAQAEAEGWLDQIQPYTLKPPRGDRSGVIVEPLLTDQWYVKIAPLAKPAIEAVQDGRIKFVPEQYSNMYMAWMNNIQDWCISRQLWWGHRIPAWYDAEGNVYVGRNEEEVRAKHNIAADIELNQDEDVLDTWFSSGLWTFSTLGWTGDEAKDKENYFLNTFHPTDVLVTGFDIIFFWVARMIMMTMHFMKNEDGTPQVPFKTVYVHGLVRDGEGQKMSKSKGNVLDPLDIIDGVDLETLVQKRTYGLMNPKQAAKIEKSTRKEFPEGIQAYGTDAVRFTFCALANTGRDIKFDMKRVEGYRNFANKIWNATRFVLMNIEGQTIGQEVRQDLWELPEQWIVSRLQKAEQAVQQAFATYRLDLAAQAIYEFIWNEYCDWYVELTKPVLNDENVSEERKAEVRRVLLAVMEASLRLAHPIMPYLTEEIWQTLAPKLGIAGETIMLAQYPVADETLINEQAEADMQWLQGLIGAVRNIRGEMGLGNARLLPVLLQNTTDTEKAQIARIEPLFKALAKVESITFLADAEQPPLSSSSVVGHVSVFVPMKGLIDPKAELARLQKDLDKVQKQHDQIATKLSNEGFVAKAPAAVVEGEKVKLAEFADQLAKIKANMEQIAAL from the coding sequence ATGACTGATTCAGCGCAAAATATTGCTACGACCTACGATCCTACCGAGATCGAGAAAAAATGGTACAAAACCTGGGAAGAGCGTGGCTACTTCAAGCCGTCTCAAAAAGGCGAATCATTCTGTATCATGATTCCGCCGCCAAACGTCACCGGTAGCTTGCACATGGGTCATGGTTTTAACAATGCCATCATGGATGCGCTGACCCGTTATAACCGTATGTCCGGCAAAAATACCTTGTGGCAGCCAGGTACTGATCACGCGGGTATTGCAACCCAAATGGTTGTAGAACGTCAGCTCGGTGCGCAAGGCATCAGCCGTCATGACCTGGGCCGTGAAAAATTCATTGAAAAAGTCTGGGAATGGAAAGAACAGTCTGGTGGCAATATTACTCGCCAAATCCGTCGTTTAGGTTCTTCTGTAGACTGGTCACGTGAACGCTTCACCATGGATGAAGGCTTATCCAATGCAGTAAAAGAAGTGTTCGTAAAACTGCATGAAGAAGGCCTGATCTACCGCGGCAAACGTCTGGTGAACTGGGACCCTAAACTGCAAACTGCCCTGTCTGACCTGGAAGTTGAGTCTGATAAAGAAGAACAAGGTTCTCTGTGGCACTTCAAATATTTCTTTGAAGATAAATCCCTGCGTACCCAAGATGGCAAAGACTACATCGTCGTTGCTACCACTCGTCCAGAAACATTGCTCGGTGATACTGCTGTTGCGGTAAACCCTGAAGATGAACGCTATGCGCACCTGGTTGGCAAGAACATCATCCTGCCGATTACTGGCCGTCCAGTGGCGATCGTTGCTGACGAATATGTTGAAAAAGAATTTGGTACAGGTTGTGTAAAAATCACCCCTGCACACGACTTCAATGACTATGAAGTGGGTAAACGTTGCAACCTGCCAATCATCAACATTTTCAACAAAAATGCTGAAATACTGGCTGAGTTCGAATACATCGAAAAAGCGGGTGAGCAGATTTCTAAAACTATCCCTGCTCCTGCAGACTACATCGGTTTAGAGCGTTTTGAAGCACGTAAAAAACTGGTTGCTCAAGCCGAAGCTGAAGGCTGGTTAGATCAAATCCAACCATACACCCTGAAACCACCTCGCGGTGACCGTTCAGGCGTGATCGTTGAGCCATTACTGACTGACCAATGGTATGTGAAAATCGCTCCGCTTGCGAAACCAGCAATTGAAGCCGTTCAAGACGGTCGCATCAAGTTCGTGCCTGAACAATACAGCAACATGTACATGGCATGGATGAACAATATCCAGGACTGGTGTATCTCTCGTCAATTGTGGTGGGGTCACCGTATCCCTGCTTGGTACGATGCTGAAGGCAATGTTTACGTGGGCCGTAACGAGGAAGAAGTGCGTGCGAAACACAACATCGCCGCTGACATTGAACTGAACCAGGACGAAGACGTACTGGATACCTGGTTCTCTTCTGGTCTGTGGACATTCTCAACTTTAGGTTGGACTGGTGACGAAGCGAAAGACAAAGAAAACTATTTCTTGAATACCTTCCACCCAACTGACGTATTGGTGACTGGTTTTGACATCATCTTCTTCTGGGTTGCCCGTATGATCATGATGACCATGCACTTCATGAAAAATGAAGATGGTACTCCACAAGTACCGTTTAAAACTGTGTACGTTCACGGTTTAGTACGTGATGGCGAAGGTCAGAAGATGTCTAAGTCTAAAGGTAATGTACTTGACCCATTAGACATTATTGACGGTGTTGATCTGGAAACTCTGGTACAAAAACGTACTTACGGTCTGATGAACCCTAAACAGGCTGCGAAGATTGAAAAATCGACCCGTAAAGAATTCCCAGAAGGTATTCAGGCTTACGGTACTGACGCAGTTCGTTTCACATTCTGTGCGCTGGCAAACACTGGTCGTGACATCAAGTTCGACATGAAACGTGTGGAAGGTTACCGTAACTTTGCCAACAAAATCTGGAACGCAACCCGTTTCGTATTGATGAACATTGAAGGTCAAACCATCGGTCAGGAAGTTCGTCAAGACCTTTGGGAACTGCCAGAACAATGGATCGTAAGCCGTCTACAAAAAGCGGAGCAAGCAGTTCAACAAGCATTTGCAACTTACCGTTTAGACTTGGCTGCACAAGCGATTTACGAGTTCATCTGGAATGAATACTGTGACTGGTATGTCGAGCTGACTAAACCGGTGCTGAATGATGAAAACGTGTCTGAAGAGCGTAAAGCTGAAGTTCGCCGTGTGTTATTGGCTGTGATGGAAGCATCTTTACGACTTGCTCATCCAATCATGCCGTACCTGACTGAAGAAATCTGGCAAACACTTGCACCTAAACTGGGGATCGCTGGTGAAACCATTATGCTGGCTCAGTACCCTGTTGCTGATGAAACTCTGATCAATGAACAGGCTGAAGCGGACATGCAATGGCTGCAAGGTTTGATTGGTGCGGTACGTAACATCCGTGGTGAGATGGGTCTAGGTAATGCTCGCTTATTGCCTGTACTTCTTCAAAACACCACTGATACAGAAAAAGCTCAAATCGCGCGTATTGAACCGTTGTTTAAAGCATTGGCAAAAGTTGAAAGCATTACTTTCCTTGCTGATGCTGAACAACCACCATTGTCTTCTTCATCTGTAGTCGGTCATGTGTCTGTATTCGTTCCAATGAAGGGCTTAATTGACCCTAAAGCGGAATTGGCTCGTTTGCAAAAAGACTTAGACAAGGTTCAAAAACAGCATGACCAAATTGCCACTAAACTTAGCAATGAAGGTTTTGTGGCGAAAGCACCTGCTGCTGTGGTTGAAGGCGAGAAAGTGAAACTTGCTGAGTTTGCGGATCAGTTAGCGAAGATTAAAGCGAATATGGAGCAAATTGCAGCGCTTTAA
- a CDS encoding SDR family oxidoreductase, translating into MAKLENLNGKVVWITGASSGIGKAIAQECAAQGAQIVLTARRFEELENVRLSLPNPDQHLSVVADITNESQVEKAYATVLEQKGRIDWLINNAGLSLRALIQETTMQTERAIMEVDYFSQVFLTKTVLPTFLKQKSGRIAFISSVAGLLGTQYRASYSAAKGAIHMWANSLRAEVSDQGIGVSVIFPGFVKTNVSFNALNGEGKPQAKQDEAIENGLAPEDFAQQTVKALQLGEEYIVVGGTKEKIGVLVSRISPKLLYKMIRKTKVK; encoded by the coding sequence ATGGCAAAGCTGGAAAATTTAAATGGGAAAGTGGTATGGATTACCGGGGCATCTTCAGGGATCGGTAAGGCAATTGCACAGGAATGCGCGGCCCAGGGCGCACAGATTGTTTTAACTGCACGCCGTTTTGAAGAACTGGAAAATGTCCGTCTCAGTTTGCCAAACCCGGATCAGCATTTATCTGTTGTCGCTGACATTACCAATGAAAGCCAAGTGGAAAAAGCTTATGCAACTGTACTGGAACAGAAAGGCCGTATTGATTGGCTGATCAATAATGCCGGTTTAAGCCTGCGTGCCCTGATTCAGGAAACCACCATGCAAACCGAGCGTGCCATTATGGAAGTGGACTATTTCTCGCAGGTGTTCCTGACCAAAACCGTATTGCCAACGTTCCTGAAACAGAAGTCGGGCCGAATTGCCTTTATTTCCAGTGTGGCGGGTTTGCTCGGTACCCAATATCGTGCGTCCTATTCAGCCGCCAAAGGTGCCATTCATATGTGGGCTAACAGTCTGCGAGCGGAAGTGTCCGATCAGGGCATTGGCGTTTCGGTGATTTTCCCGGGCTTTGTCAAAACCAATGTCTCATTTAATGCCTTAAATGGTGAAGGCAAGCCACAGGCCAAACAGGATGAAGCGATTGAAAATGGTCTGGCTCCGGAAGACTTTGCTCAACAGACGGTCAAAGCCTTGCAGCTGGGTGAGGAATATATCGTGGTCGGTGGCACCAAGGAAAAAATCGGGGTGCTAGTTTCGCGGATTTCACCGAAGTTGCTATACAAGATGATTCGCAAAACCAAGGTGAAATAA
- a CDS encoding GGDEF domain-containing protein — MASYSLALICVGFSLLLQTVLTEDFLEIVLGPLFAIYFLGCALHIYAIHERLHLPARWPVLISLIFLGSIAIFYFSAIEHQQVYSLLVTSFTTAAIFLHRPIALWQHRAKLKIDRALKVLILVVVFFIIMRAVLFSFLMQGDDPLSSYDGLWAFTQLLRLLVDIIFLSLFFNGAFQEVVVRLSQERNYDPLTGLLNRRALEQYLTKIKNQPSTQKAVLIADLDHFKQVNDQYGHTFGDLALQHVSQIFQQNIRSSDKVIRMGGEEFLILLDQCPHAKALQIAERIRSSVENMPLQYRGQCIHLTISVGVSFFKQSDEFEHAYNQADELLYQAKNQGRNRVHFQPNLA; from the coding sequence TTGGCAAGCTATTCGCTGGCCTTGATCTGTGTCGGTTTCAGTCTGCTGCTGCAAACTGTCCTCACTGAAGATTTTCTAGAAATTGTTTTAGGCCCGCTTTTCGCCATCTATTTTTTAGGCTGTGCCTTGCATATCTATGCCATCCATGAACGCCTCCATCTGCCTGCCCGTTGGCCTGTGCTGATTAGCCTGATTTTTTTAGGTTCGATCGCCATTTTTTATTTTTCTGCGATTGAGCATCAACAAGTGTATTCACTGCTCGTAACCAGTTTTACTACGGCTGCCATTTTCCTGCATCGCCCGATTGCACTATGGCAGCACCGTGCCAAACTAAAAATTGACCGGGCTTTAAAAGTTCTGATTTTAGTGGTCGTGTTCTTCATTATCATGCGTGCAGTGCTTTTTAGTTTCCTGATGCAAGGCGATGACCCGCTCTCCTCTTATGATGGTTTATGGGCCTTTACCCAATTACTGCGTCTCTTGGTCGATATTATATTTTTAAGTTTGTTCTTTAATGGCGCTTTTCAGGAAGTCGTGGTACGCCTGAGCCAGGAACGCAATTATGACCCATTAACCGGTTTATTGAATCGGCGCGCTTTAGAACAATATCTGACGAAAATCAAAAACCAGCCTAGTACACAAAAAGCAGTCCTGATTGCAGACCTTGACCATTTTAAACAGGTTAATGACCAGTATGGGCATACCTTTGGCGATCTGGCCCTGCAACATGTCAGCCAGATATTCCAGCAGAACATTCGCAGCTCGGACAAAGTGATTCGTATGGGCGGTGAAGAGTTCCTGATCTTATTGGATCAGTGCCCGCATGCCAAAGCATTACAGATTGCAGAACGCATTCGCAGTTCCGTCGAGAATATGCCCCTGCAATACCGCGGTCAGTGCATTCATTTGACCATCAGTGTCGGTGTCAGCTTTTTTAAACAGTCGGATGAATTTGAACATGCCTATAACCAAGCCGATGAATTGCTGTATCAAGCAAAAAATCAAGGCCGTAATCGCGTCCATTTTCAACCCAATCTCGCCTAA
- a CDS encoding GGDEF domain-containing protein, which yields MLSSDLTFYSLLVPSIMSSLGIITLGISHYKGLPSYLSSYAYALILFGLAILLNTVLSGSALIEISSLVAVLYFLSCAFHSKAIYERLNVDYFWPPYIYLISLGAFGIYYYTQVTVDQTARLLIIGIITAAIYLHRPMAFIQSTPRLQIDRYLKIMTFVTAFIAIGRAVLLTVLIKDQGFVAHYAPAWALTQLLLLIELIFLGMFISCAILDLVLRLQQERYRDPLTGLLNRRGLEAYIQKIDSAPKLQHAVLMADLDHFKSVNDRYGHQVGDLVLQHISQILKANIRSKDQVARIGGEEFLIVLPHIQKDAALKIAERIRLQLEATPLQHEHQSIYLTI from the coding sequence ATGCTCTCTTCAGATCTTACTTTTTATAGCTTACTGGTGCCGAGTATTATGTCGAGCCTGGGGATCATCACGCTCGGTATTTCCCATTATAAAGGCTTACCCAGCTATTTAAGCTCCTACGCCTATGCCCTGATTCTGTTTGGTTTGGCAATCTTGCTGAATACCGTTCTATCCGGTTCAGCGTTAATCGAAATCTCCAGTCTTGTAGCTGTTCTGTATTTCTTGTCCTGTGCATTTCACAGTAAAGCGATTTATGAGCGTTTAAACGTCGACTATTTCTGGCCGCCCTATATTTACCTGATTAGCTTAGGTGCATTCGGCATTTACTACTATACCCAGGTGACGGTAGACCAGACCGCCCGCCTGCTGATTATCGGCATCATTACTGCAGCCATCTATCTGCACCGTCCGATGGCTTTTATTCAGTCAACCCCACGCTTGCAGATTGACCGATACCTGAAAATCATGACCTTTGTGACCGCGTTTATCGCCATTGGCCGTGCTGTCCTGTTAACTGTTTTAATTAAGGATCAAGGATTCGTCGCGCATTACGCACCCGCATGGGCATTAACCCAACTGCTGCTGTTAATTGAGCTGATTTTCTTAGGCATGTTCATCAGCTGTGCGATTTTGGATCTGGTATTAAGGCTTCAACAGGAACGCTATCGCGATCCGTTGACCGGTTTATTAAACCGTCGTGGACTTGAAGCCTATATTCAAAAAATAGATTCCGCTCCGAAATTACAGCATGCAGTTTTAATGGCCGATTTAGACCATTTCAAATCCGTGAATGACCGTTACGGGCATCAAGTGGGTGATCTGGTGTTACAGCATATTAGCCAGATCCTGAAAGCCAATATTCGCAGCAAAGACCAAGTAGCACGTATTGGTGGTGAAGAGTTTTTAATTGTCTTGCCGCATATTCAAAAGGATGCTGCCTTGAAAATTGCGGAACGTATCCGCTTGCAACTTGAAGCCACCCCATTACAGCATGAACATCAGTCCATTTATCTAACTATTTAG
- a CDS encoding glutaminase — MKTPVPDYLKHVLSACAANDKGKLADYIPELANVNPDRLGLALSTVDGTIYSAGDDEVEFTMQSLSKPFTYALAIKEIGLVKVSEKVGVEPSGEAFNQISLDKERNIPKNPMINSGAITTHSLIPYKKTVPRAEQIRRFLSELAGRELSFDEQVYQSEIKTAFRNMSIGYMLRTVGVLEDDPKEMVNGYIKQCAIKVTVKDLAVMTSVLANGGIQPKTGKRLLDRSVVRQVLSVMLSCGMYDAAGDWLTTVGIPAKSGVAGGIIGVLPGQVGIAVFSPKIDEHGNSVRGLRIFENLARDMGLHLMEGTPSAQTILQSRYIVGKKNNVVVYELRGVLQFTESEMLLRILEEEPAGKSMIVLDLTNLSLIHDVGVRMLFEGVDRLKQDGHKVVVVDSEDLLDKEQLKGRKRDVVMEELEKFLGRFK; from the coding sequence ATGAAAACACCCGTCCCGGATTATTTAAAGCATGTGTTGTCGGCCTGCGCTGCGAATGATAAAGGCAAACTGGCGGACTATATTCCTGAGCTGGCCAATGTCAATCCAGACCGGCTTGGGCTGGCACTTTCAACCGTAGACGGCACGATTTACTCCGCTGGGGATGATGAAGTGGAATTTACCATGCAATCCCTATCCAAGCCTTTTACCTATGCATTAGCCATTAAAGAAATAGGACTGGTCAAGGTATCGGAAAAAGTTGGGGTAGAGCCCTCTGGGGAAGCTTTTAACCAGATTTCCCTTGATAAAGAACGCAATATTCCCAAGAATCCCATGATTAATTCTGGGGCGATCACTACCCATTCCCTGATTCCGTATAAGAAAACCGTGCCACGTGCTGAACAGATCCGCCGTTTTTTAAGTGAGCTGGCAGGACGAGAACTGTCTTTTGATGAGCAGGTGTATCAGTCTGAAATCAAGACAGCTTTTCGGAACATGTCGATTGGCTACATGCTGCGTACTGTTGGTGTACTGGAGGATGATCCGAAAGAAATGGTTAATGGCTATATCAAGCAATGTGCCATCAAGGTCACGGTCAAAGATCTGGCGGTGATGACCAGTGTCTTGGCCAATGGCGGGATACAGCCGAAAACCGGTAAGCGCTTGTTAGATCGTTCCGTGGTTCGACAGGTATTGAGTGTTATGTTGAGCTGCGGCATGTATGACGCTGCCGGTGACTGGCTCACGACCGTAGGAATTCCTGCCAAGAGTGGTGTGGCAGGCGGGATTATTGGTGTGCTGCCCGGACAGGTTGGGATTGCAGTGTTTTCCCCTAAGATTGATGAGCATGGTAACAGTGTACGAGGGCTAAGAATTTTTGAAAATCTGGCACGGGATATGGGGCTGCATTTAATGGAAGGTACGCCGTCGGCACAGACCATTCTGCAAAGCCGTTACATTGTCGGCAAAAAGAATAATGTCGTGGTCTATGAACTGCGTGGCGTATTGCAGTTTACCGAGTCGGAAATGCTGTTACGGATATTGGAAGAGGAACCAGCCGGGAAAAGTATGATTGTTCTGGATCTCACAAATCTGAGTTTAATTCATGATGTGGGGGTAAGGATGCTGTTTGAAGGTGTCGATCGTTTAAAACAGGATGGACATAAGGTTGTGGTGGTGGATTCAGAAGATTTGCTGGATAAGGAACAGTTGAAGGGTAGGAAAAGAGATGTGGTGATGGAGGAATTGGAGAAGTTTTTAGGGAGGTTTAAGTAG
- a CDS encoding endonuclease domain-containing protein, which yields MKPYNKNLKQASRDLRNNMTEAEKLLWSKFRGKQILGLQFYHQKPILNYIVDFYCPLANLVIECDGDQHFTDKGQEADRVRDEALAQLELKVLRFDNKQVLQEAENIIELIRENIQLNEIY from the coding sequence ATGAAACCCTATAATAAAAACTTAAAACAAGCCTCGCGTGACTTACGCAATAACATGACTGAGGCTGAAAAACTGCTTTGGTCAAAATTTCGTGGCAAACAAATTTTAGGTTTGCAGTTTTACCACCAGAAACCAATTTTAAATTACATTGTGGATTTTTATTGTCCATTAGCAAATCTGGTGATTGAGTGCGATGGCGATCAGCACTTTACGGATAAAGGACAGGAAGCAGATCGAGTTCGGGATGAAGCTTTGGCTCAGCTTGAGCTAAAGGTGCTGAGGTTTGATAATAAGCAAGTATTACAAGAGGCAGAAAATATTATTGAATTGATTAGGGAGAATATTCAACTTAATGAGATATATTGA
- a CDS encoding transglycosylase domain-containing protein translates to MKVLYFLATIPFYFLAKLFQILNLVEIYSDLKKCESHLNSIHQLVDDEILNILFIAEDHRISRHFGIDHYAMFRAVYYTKFRNQFQGASTVAQQYVRVITERYERTWIRKFREQLLAILICKKFSRKQIATAYLKVAFLGSGMNGIDHYLKKNHKKSFQLSKAEKIEIVARLKYPEPLKNKEIWRYKMKIRINNISCKLAKKSLPTSL, encoded by the coding sequence ATGAAAGTGCTTTATTTCTTGGCAACAATCCCATTCTATTTTCTAGCTAAATTATTTCAAATTCTAAATTTAGTAGAGATATATTCTGATCTAAAGAAATGCGAATCTCATTTAAACAGCATTCATCAATTAGTAGATGATGAAATACTGAATATTTTATTTATTGCAGAAGACCATAGAATTTCAAGGCACTTTGGAATTGATCACTATGCAATGTTTCGTGCTGTTTACTACACAAAGTTTAGAAATCAATTTCAAGGAGCAAGTACAGTCGCTCAGCAATATGTGAGAGTAATTACTGAGAGATATGAGCGAACATGGATTAGAAAATTTAGAGAGCAATTACTAGCTATTTTAATTTGTAAAAAATTTAGTCGCAAACAAATAGCAACAGCTTATCTCAAAGTCGCATTCTTAGGATCAGGAATGAATGGAATAGATCATTACTTAAAAAAGAACCATAAAAAATCTTTTCAGTTGAGTAAAGCTGAAAAAATTGAAATAGTAGCGAGATTAAAATATCCAGAGCCATTAAAAAATAAAGAAATATGGCGATATAAAATGAAAATAAGGATTAATAATATTTCCTGCAAATTAGCTAAAAAATCCCTCCCAACCTCCCTTTAG